The bacterium genome window below encodes:
- a CDS encoding type II toxin-antitoxin system VapC family toxin: MIGIDTNILTRYVLGDDPIQSPRVRKLLESELERGQVFFVCDLVLCEFIWVLERTYKISKEMIAQRLADLVHSHQFRFESREGVLLSAVQAYRENRGDFADYLILERSRAAGCSTILTFDKKLLKEPDFTSP, translated from the coding sequence GTGATCGGCATCGACACAAATATCCTCACGCGCTACGTGCTTGGTGACGATCCCATTCAGTCACCGCGTGTCCGCAAACTGTTGGAAAGCGAACTCGAACGAGGACAGGTGTTTTTTGTTTGCGATCTTGTTTTGTGTGAATTCATCTGGGTTTTGGAGCGCACGTATAAGATTTCGAAGGAAATGATTGCTCAACGTCTGGCGGACCTCGTTCATTCACACCAATTCCGTTTCGAGTCGCGAGAAGGCGTCCTTCTAAGCGCGGTCCAGGCGTACCGCGAAAACCGTGGCGATTTCGCCGACTACCTGATTCTCGAACGGTCGCGAGCCGCCGGCTGCTCGACCATCCTCACCTTCGACAAAAAACTCCTGAAAGAGCCGGATTTCACCTCGCCATAG